The Deltaproteobacteria bacterium genome window below encodes:
- the rsmD gene encoding 16S rRNA (guanine(966)-N(2))-methyltransferase RsmD has product MQRVVAGSLRGRKLMTVPTGVPGLRPTASRVREAIFDRIGAEVEGTRVLDLYGGSGALSIEALSRGARFATLCELDERVGRHLRAQLDALALGDRSEVIRVDAERWLARGPQREPYDLVFVDPPFASPHVFAPVLASLVQWRWLAERALVVCERERVRGAAPAFALPEGVVPETVKIYGQVQVEYLRAP; this is encoded by the coding sequence ATGCAACGCGTCGTCGCTGGATCCCTGCGCGGGCGCAAGCTCATGACGGTGCCGACCGGGGTGCCGGGCCTGCGTCCGACCGCCTCGCGGGTGCGTGAGGCGATCTTCGATCGCATCGGCGCGGAGGTCGAGGGCACGCGCGTGCTCGATCTCTACGGTGGGTCGGGGGCGCTGTCGATCGAGGCGCTCAGCCGAGGTGCTCGCTTCGCGACGCTCTGCGAGCTCGACGAGCGCGTGGGACGACACCTGCGCGCGCAGCTCGACGCGCTCGCGCTCGGCGACCGCAGCGAGGTGATCCGCGTGGACGCCGAGCGCTGGCTCGCGCGCGGGCCACAGCGGGAGCCCTACGATCTGGTGTTCGTCGATCCGCCGTTTGCGTCACCGCACGTGTTCGCGCCCGTGCTCGCGTCGCTGGTGCAGTGGCGGTGGTTGGCCGAGCGGGCACTGGTGGTCTGCGAGCGTGAGCGCGTGCGTGGGGCCGCACCCGCGTTCGCGCTGCCCGAGGGGGTCGTGCCCGAGACCGTCAAGATCTACGGGCAGGTGCAGGTCGAGTACCTGCGCGCGCCTTGA
- the ffh gene encoding signal recognition particle protein: MFETISKGFRAARERLTGKGELTEEVIEAALKDVRMSLLEADVEFRVVKQFLAAVKEKAIGTEVQLVAKQGERKLRVKSEDHFVRICHEELVALMGPVDSELATASRGPTGIMMVGLQGSGKTTSTGKLARKLTKDGKKVMLVACDVYRPAAVRQLQVLGEQLEVPVFARESGDPVEIAAAANHEAAVGAFDYVIFDTAGRLAIDEALMVELDRIKAKVNPANILLVIDAMIGQDAVNTAKTFDERLDISGVVLTKLDGDARGGAALSIRAVTGKPVKFLGMGETLDRLEDFRPEGLAGRILGMGDLVGLMQDFQQVVDEETAARDAEKMLGGGFTMDDFLNQIRSIQKMGSMKDLMDKMPLGSLFGGQVPQEALDQAMNDDELTKIEAMIQSMTRAERAKPDVFLLDDDDSPTGVARWTRKPRAPKPKDPSKYAEMGAEQFVGTRVARVARGSGRSEDDVRGLVGRFLAMREVFGMLGGLMGGGGMLGNLPGVKQLRQLGAMRKLAKNPEMLQGLMGGGMPGLPAMPGMPGLPRAPAPARPADRDRAKADRKKQKDARKKNRKR, encoded by the coding sequence ATGTTCGAGACCATCTCCAAGGGGTTCCGCGCCGCACGCGAGCGACTCACCGGCAAGGGTGAGCTCACCGAGGAGGTCATCGAGGCCGCGCTGAAGGACGTGCGCATGAGCCTGCTCGAGGCCGACGTGGAGTTCCGCGTCGTCAAGCAGTTCCTCGCCGCGGTGAAGGAGAAGGCCATCGGCACCGAGGTGCAGCTGGTCGCCAAGCAGGGCGAGCGCAAGCTGCGGGTCAAGAGCGAGGACCACTTCGTGCGCATCTGCCACGAAGAGCTGGTCGCACTGATGGGCCCCGTCGACAGCGAGCTGGCCACGGCCAGCCGCGGTCCCACCGGCATCATGATGGTCGGCCTGCAGGGCAGCGGTAAGACCACCTCGACCGGCAAGCTCGCGCGCAAGCTGACCAAGGACGGCAAGAAGGTGATGTTGGTCGCCTGCGACGTGTACCGCCCTGCCGCGGTGCGGCAGCTGCAGGTGCTCGGCGAGCAGCTCGAGGTGCCGGTGTTCGCGCGCGAGTCCGGCGACCCGGTCGAGATCGCCGCCGCCGCCAACCACGAGGCCGCGGTCGGTGCGTTCGACTACGTCATCTTCGACACCGCCGGTCGCCTCGCGATCGACGAGGCGTTGATGGTCGAGCTCGACCGCATCAAGGCCAAGGTCAACCCCGCCAACATCCTGCTCGTCATCGACGCGATGATCGGTCAGGACGCGGTCAACACCGCCAAGACCTTCGACGAGCGGCTCGACATCTCCGGCGTGGTGCTCACCAAGCTCGACGGCGACGCACGCGGCGGCGCGGCGCTGTCGATCCGCGCGGTGACCGGCAAGCCGGTCAAGTTCCTCGGCATGGGCGAGACCCTCGACCGCCTCGAGGATTTCCGGCCCGAGGGCCTCGCCGGTCGCATCCTCGGCATGGGCGACCTGGTCGGCCTCATGCAGGACTTCCAGCAGGTCGTCGACGAAGAGACCGCCGCCCGTGACGCCGAGAAGATGCTCGGCGGCGGCTTCACGATGGACGACTTCCTCAACCAGATCCGCTCGATCCAGAAGATGGGATCGATGAAGGACCTGATGGACAAGATGCCGCTCGGCTCGCTGTTCGGCGGTCAGGTGCCCCAAGAGGCGCTCGACCAAGCGATGAACGACGACGAGCTCACCAAGATCGAGGCGATGATCCAGTCGATGACCCGCGCCGAGCGGGCCAAGCCCGACGTGTTCCTGCTCGACGACGACGACAGCCCCACCGGCGTTGCCCGCTGGACCCGCAAGCCCCGTGCCCCCAAGCCCAAGGACCCCAGCAAGTACGCCGAGATGGGCGCCGAGCAGTTCGTCGGCACCCGCGTGGCTCGGGTCGCGCGCGGCAGCGGCCGCAGCGAGGACGACGTGCGCGGCCTGGTCGGCCGCTTCCTCGCCATGCGCGAGGTCTTCGGGATGCTCGGCGGCCTCATGGGCGGCGGCGGCATGCTCGGCAACCTCCCGGGCGTCAAGCAGCTCCGCCAGCTCGGCGCGATGCGCAAGCTCGCCAAGAACCCCGAGATGCTGCAGGGCCTGATGGGCGGCGGCATGCCCGGCCTGCCGGCCATGCCCGGCATGCCCGGCCTGCCACGCGCGCCGGCGCCGGCGCGCCCCGCCGATCGCGATCGCGCCAAGGCCGATCGCAAGAAGCAGAAGGACGCGCGCAAGAAGAACCGCAAGCGCTAG
- a CDS encoding pyridoxal phosphate-dependent aminotransferase, which yields MEDSISQRAASIQPSATFAMAARAAALRAAGREVFDFSAGEPDFRPPTAVREACARFVREHAVGYTPVAGMPSLREAIARELSGVHGVAFGPERVLVSCGAKHSIANFLQAVLEPGDEVVVPTPAWVSYPEMVRLAGGVTRMVAATADDGWRLGADALASAIGPRTRVVILNSPGNPTGCGYPAAAVRALGEVVARLAPRAWILADDIYRRLSYDGFEHASVVRTLDRVHERIAIVDGVSKTYAMTGFRIGYLVASEPVVLGATRIQGQTTSGAATPSQHAALAALTDASVDDEVAAMHVAFTRRRATMLAALGQVPGLRMHPPDGAFYVWIDVGEVLARGGFEDDAALARWLLEEHGVACVPGGAFFGPGHIRLSYATADDVIVGGCARLRDALARR from the coding sequence GTGGAAGACTCGATTTCGCAGCGGGCCGCGTCGATCCAACCGTCCGCGACATTCGCGATGGCGGCCCGCGCGGCCGCGCTGCGGGCGGCCGGCCGCGAGGTGTTCGACTTCTCCGCCGGTGAGCCGGACTTTCGTCCCCCCACCGCGGTGCGCGAGGCCTGTGCCCGCTTCGTACGCGAGCACGCGGTCGGTTACACGCCGGTTGCGGGCATGCCGTCGCTGCGCGAGGCCATCGCGCGCGAGCTCTCGGGCGTGCACGGGGTCGCGTTCGGGCCCGAGCGCGTGCTGGTGTCGTGCGGGGCCAAGCACAGCATCGCGAACTTCTTGCAGGCGGTGCTCGAGCCCGGCGACGAGGTCGTGGTGCCGACGCCCGCGTGGGTCAGCTATCCGGAGATGGTGCGGCTGGCCGGTGGCGTGACGCGCATGGTCGCGGCCACGGCCGACGACGGCTGGCGGCTCGGCGCCGACGCGCTCGCCAGCGCGATCGGTCCCCGCACGCGGGTCGTGATCCTCAACAGCCCCGGCAATCCCACCGGCTGCGGCTACCCGGCGGCGGCCGTGCGGGCACTGGGCGAGGTGGTCGCGCGGCTGGCCCCGCGGGCGTGGATCCTCGCCGACGACATCTACCGCCGGCTCAGCTACGACGGCTTCGAGCACGCCAGCGTCGTGCGCACGCTCGACCGCGTGCACGAGCGCATCGCCATCGTCGACGGGGTCTCGAAGACCTACGCGATGACCGGCTTCCGCATCGGCTACCTGGTCGCGAGCGAGCCGGTCGTGCTGGGCGCGACCCGCATCCAGGGACAGACCACCTCGGGGGCTGCGACGCCCTCGCAGCACGCGGCCCTGGCGGCGCTCACCGACGCCAGCGTGGACGACGAGGTCGCGGCGATGCATGTCGCGTTCACGCGCCGACGCGCGACCATGCTGGCCGCGCTCGGGCAGGTGCCGGGGCTGCGGATGCATCCCCCCGACGGCGCCTTCTACGTGTGGATCGACGTGGGCGAGGTGCTCGCCCGCGGTGGCTTCGAGGACGACGCCGCGCTCGCGCGGTGGCTGCTCGAGGAGCACGGTGTCGCCTGCGTGCCGGGCGGCGCGTTCTTCGGCCCCGGCCACATCCGACTCAGCTACGCCACCGCCGACGACGTGATCGTCGGCGGCTGTGCCCGCCTGCGCGACGCACTCGCGCGCCGATGA
- a CDS encoding PAS domain S-box protein → MRAALAPANEAARLEALAEYDVLDSPAEAAFDAVTELAAALVGTPVALISLVDANRQWFKSRYGIEVREIPRDISFCGHVVADGVALVVDDAAQDLRFHDNPLVVGEPHVRFYAGMPIVDEAGQVLGTLCAVDRCPREITPAQLRGLELLAKQVTALLELRRERRRLAEDRQSLRVQSSLVELSLDLHGLADGELRLQHLNPAWARVTGWLPSELEGRALLEFVHPDDLAATVAEARRIADQLRPSIEFEHRFRHREGHYVWLSGTVLSDGQTYYAVGRDSTARREQQELLRAAERRARVSEARLRAVFEAMAEGVLHQDAAGVIVDCNDAACQVLGLTREQLMGRTSSDPRWHTVDGQGAPFPSELRPSMVALRSGEPLRDVAMGVAQPDGELRWLSINAEPLLSDGVAVSVVTTFRDVTAQRNMANALARERGWLTTLLDNLPGTTVGLFDDALQLSHTFGSSRTVPLPSRVDGVAVEHDAPILRDAAMRCLAGEHVRVMTRADERQIDIAFVPLPEHDGRQGLMLARDVTEREALRDHIARQERLVSVANLAAGVGHQINNPLQSVNTNLDFAAEELRRLALSLPESRVIEIVEALDQARRGSERIRTIVRGLRTITQERGAGCQADLTGAIEFATNLAQHALREVATLELDLGALPPVVGDEARIAQVLSNLLLNAAESFDAADRERNRVRVRAIVDAGHVSLCIEDNGRGIAPDALARIFDPFFTTKAPADGPGLGLTIAHSAVRAMGGSLTCESIVGRGSTFTVRLRVGQAPPRGDAELPTPAAHVVVIDGEPAVLQSLQRTLRRDYVVDAFLDAREALAHLLDPSARPVAVLCDLAMPQVDGERLFRMLSEQRPDLAARFVCTSGDVRQIERPHAFPRDVPWLEKPFAVAELRAVVERLRGRSPLVLAS, encoded by the coding sequence ATGCGTGCAGCGCTGGCACCGGCGAATGAGGCCGCTCGACTCGAGGCGCTGGCCGAGTACGACGTGCTCGACTCGCCCGCCGAGGCCGCCTTCGATGCGGTGACGGAGCTCGCCGCGGCGCTCGTGGGCACGCCCGTGGCGTTGATCTCGCTCGTCGATGCCAATCGGCAGTGGTTCAAGTCGCGATACGGGATCGAAGTGCGCGAGATCCCGCGCGACATCTCGTTCTGCGGGCACGTGGTTGCGGACGGCGTGGCGCTGGTCGTCGATGACGCGGCCCAGGACCTGCGCTTCCACGACAATCCGCTCGTCGTCGGTGAGCCCCACGTGCGCTTCTATGCCGGGATGCCGATCGTGGACGAGGCGGGCCAGGTGCTGGGCACGCTGTGCGCCGTCGATCGATGCCCCCGCGAGATCACCCCGGCGCAACTTCGTGGCCTCGAGCTGCTCGCCAAGCAGGTCACGGCGTTGCTCGAGCTCCGCCGCGAGCGGCGGCGGCTGGCGGAGGATCGACAAAGCCTGCGGGTGCAATCCAGCCTGGTCGAGCTGAGCCTCGACCTGCACGGCCTCGCCGACGGCGAGCTGCGACTGCAGCACCTCAACCCCGCCTGGGCCCGCGTCACCGGGTGGTTGCCGTCGGAGCTCGAGGGTCGAGCGCTGCTGGAGTTCGTACACCCCGACGATCTCGCGGCGACGGTCGCGGAGGCGCGCCGCATCGCCGACCAGCTCCGTCCGAGCATCGAGTTCGAGCACCGCTTCCGTCACCGCGAGGGGCACTACGTGTGGCTGTCGGGGACGGTGCTTTCGGATGGCCAGACCTACTACGCGGTCGGGCGCGACAGCACCGCGCGTCGCGAGCAGCAGGAGCTGCTGCGCGCCGCAGAGCGTCGCGCTCGCGTGAGCGAGGCGCGGCTGCGGGCGGTGTTCGAGGCGATGGCCGAAGGTGTGCTGCACCAAGACGCCGCTGGCGTCATCGTCGACTGCAACGACGCCGCGTGTCAGGTGCTCGGTCTGACCCGCGAGCAGCTGATGGGGCGCACGTCGTCGGATCCCCGCTGGCACACGGTCGACGGGCAGGGGGCGCCGTTCCCCAGCGAGCTGCGTCCCTCGATGGTGGCGCTGCGCAGCGGCGAGCCGTTGCGCGACGTCGCCATGGGGGTCGCGCAGCCCGACGGCGAGCTGCGCTGGCTCAGCATCAATGCCGAGCCGTTGCTGTCGGACGGCGTGGCCGTCAGCGTGGTGACGACCTTTCGCGACGTCACCGCGCAGCGCAACATGGCGAACGCACTCGCGCGCGAGCGCGGGTGGCTGACGACGCTGCTCGACAACCTGCCGGGTACCACCGTTGGCCTCTTCGATGATGCGCTGCAGCTCAGTCATACCTTCGGCTCGAGTCGCACCGTGCCGTTGCCGTCGCGGGTGGATGGCGTTGCGGTCGAGCACGACGCCCCGATCCTGCGCGACGCGGCCATGCGTTGCCTGGCCGGGGAGCACGTGCGGGTGATGACCCGCGCCGACGAGCGTCAGATCGACATCGCGTTCGTGCCGCTGCCGGAACACGACGGCCGGCAGGGCCTGATGTTGGCGCGTGATGTCACCGAGCGCGAGGCCCTTCGCGATCACATCGCGCGGCAGGAGCGGCTCGTGAGTGTCGCGAACCTGGCCGCGGGCGTCGGGCACCAGATCAACAACCCGCTGCAGTCGGTGAACACCAACCTCGACTTCGCGGCCGAGGAGCTGCGGCGGCTGGCACTGTCGCTGCCGGAATCGCGGGTGATCGAGATCGTCGAGGCCCTCGACCAGGCGCGCCGCGGCAGCGAGCGGATCCGTACGATCGTCCGGGGCCTGCGCACCATCACGCAGGAGCGCGGCGCCGGATGCCAGGCCGACCTCACCGGCGCAATCGAGTTCGCGACCAACTTGGCGCAGCACGCGTTGCGCGAGGTCGCCACGCTCGAGCTCGATCTCGGCGCGTTGCCGCCCGTGGTGGGTGACGAGGCTCGGATCGCGCAGGTGCTCTCGAACCTGCTGCTCAACGCGGCGGAGTCGTTCGACGCCGCCGATCGCGAACGCAATCGTGTCCGTGTCCGCGCGATCGTGGACGCGGGGCACGTCTCGTTGTGCATCGAGGACAACGGCCGCGGCATCGCGCCCGATGCACTGGCACGCATCTTCGATCCGTTCTTCACGACCAAGGCCCCGGCCGATGGGCCTGGGCTCGGCCTGACGATCGCCCACAGCGCGGTGCGTGCCATGGGCGGGAGCCTGACCTGCGAGAGCATCGTCGGGCGCGGTTCGACCTTCACCGTCCGGCTGCGGGTGGGGCAGGCACCACCTCGGGGCGATGCCGAGCTGCCCACGCCAGCCGCCCACGTCGTCGTGATCGACGGCGAGCCCGCGGTGCTGCAATCGTTGCAACGGACCCTGCGTCGGGACTACGTCGTCGACGCGTTCTTGGACGCCCGCGAGGCGCTCGCGCACCTGCTCGACCCCAGCGCGCGTCCAGTGGCGGTGCTCTGCGATCTCGCGATGCCCCAGGTCGATGGCGAGCGGTTGTTCCGCATGCTCTCGGAGCAGCGGCCCGATCTCGCCGCACGCTTCGTCTGCACCAGCGGCGACGTCCGTCAGATCGAGCGCCCGCACGCGTTCCCGCGCGATGTCCCATGGCTCGAGAAGCCGTTCGCAGTCGCCGAGCTCCGCGCCGTGGTCGAGCGCCTGCGAGGACGCTCCCCGCTGGTGCTCGCGTCGTGA
- a CDS encoding PilZ domain-containing protein: MTPVEQRRTERIATTLAILVTRDGVEHRGSTINLSLGGALVRVQLTPPPHVGQRVRVALTVPTHAAPLVADAEVRWIGPLGEYGLQFVTGFRARETWALGQWLERVRKGGQG, encoded by the coding sequence ATGACGCCCGTCGAACAGCGCCGAACGGAGAGGATCGCGACCACGCTCGCGATCCTCGTGACCCGCGACGGCGTCGAGCATCGCGGCAGCACCATCAACCTCAGCCTCGGCGGTGCGCTCGTGCGCGTGCAGCTGACACCGCCGCCGCACGTCGGCCAGCGCGTGCGCGTCGCGTTGACGGTGCCCACCCACGCCGCGCCGCTGGTCGCCGATGCCGAGGTGCGTTGGATCGGGCCGCTGGGCGAGTATGGTCTGCAGTTCGTGACGGGCTTTCGCGCGCGCGAGACCTGGGCGCTGGGGCAGTGGCTCGAGCGCGTGCGCAAGGGCGGCCAGGGATGA
- a CDS encoding 3-deoxy-D-arabino-heptulosonate 7-phosphate synthase: MIIEFENGRQATVDQIRDLASRFGLAIEITQRAGVYSTIHVIGDTREFATREGYLRDLPGVRATWRVTSDFKNIARVVSGADGNAFRRERRVVEVMGQDGRPRRFGAGRHIFVVGPDSPQTLEQTLAIARAVQAVGERYGVLDRMMLRGGAFKPRTRPTDWRGLGMKGIAMLDRAREETGIPYVTEVMDLNLVPEIGEHADMLQVGTRNAQNFDLLEAVGRFGKPVILKRGFGNEVTEWFHAAEYIANQGDLDIVLCERGVKTLFTKGGYCRNQPDLNALSFARRQTILPIIFDPSHVTGDHRLVPENVMAACAHLADGTITESLHDESFRREQLCDAGQAILMDHYAQVVEAVLAFEEHVAPKLVALLDAFEQRG, translated from the coding sequence ATGATCATCGAGTTCGAGAACGGCCGACAGGCGACCGTCGATCAGATCCGTGACCTCGCGTCGCGCTTCGGTCTCGCCATCGAGATCACCCAGCGTGCCGGGGTCTACAGCACCATCCACGTGATCGGTGACACCCGCGAGTTCGCCACCCGCGAGGGCTACCTGCGCGACCTCCCCGGCGTGCGCGCGACCTGGCGCGTGACATCGGACTTCAAGAACATCGCGCGTGTCGTCAGCGGTGCCGACGGCAATGCCTTTCGCCGCGAGCGTCGGGTCGTCGAGGTCATGGGCCAGGACGGGCGCCCTCGGCGGTTCGGCGCCGGTCGGCACATCTTCGTGGTCGGACCCGACTCGCCGCAGACGCTCGAGCAGACCCTCGCGATCGCACGGGCAGTGCAGGCCGTGGGCGAGCGCTACGGCGTGCTCGACCGCATGATGCTGCGCGGCGGCGCGTTCAAGCCCCGCACGCGGCCGACCGACTGGCGCGGCCTGGGCATGAAGGGCATTGCGATGCTCGACCGCGCCCGCGAGGAGACCGGCATCCCCTACGTGACCGAGGTGATGGACCTCAACCTCGTGCCCGAGATCGGCGAGCACGCCGACATGCTGCAGGTCGGCACCCGCAACGCGCAGAACTTCGACCTGCTGGAGGCGGTCGGGCGCTTCGGCAAGCCGGTCATCCTCAAGCGCGGCTTCGGCAACGAGGTCACCGAGTGGTTCCACGCCGCCGAGTACATCGCCAACCAGGGCGACCTCGACATCGTGCTGTGCGAGCGCGGGGTCAAGACGCTGTTCACCAAGGGCGGCTACTGCCGCAACCAGCCCGACCTGAACGCGCTGAGCTTCGCGCGCCGGCAGACCATCTTGCCGATCATCTTCGACCCCAGCCACGTCACCGGCGACCACCGACTGGTGCCCGAGAACGTGATGGCCGCGTGTGCGCACCTCGCCGACGGCACCATCACCGAGAGCCTCCACGACGAGAGCTTCCGCCGCGAGCAGCTGTGCGATGCCGGGCAGGCGATCTTGATGGATCACTACGCGCAAGTGGTCGAGGCCGTGCTCGCGTTCGAGGAGCACGTGGCGCCGAAGCTGGTGGCGCTGCTCGATGCGTTCGAGCAGCGCGGATGA
- the yacG gene encoding DNA gyrase inhibitor YacG: protein MRIRCPTCRREDEVPREFRWRPFCSRRCKIIDLGNWLDEVYRIATPVDPESDETAGALAPDDSAN from the coding sequence ATGCGCATCCGTTGCCCGACCTGTCGGCGCGAGGACGAGGTGCCGCGCGAGTTCCGTTGGCGGCCGTTCTGTTCGCGGCGCTGCAAGATCATCGACCTGGGCAACTGGCTCGACGAGGTCTATCGCATCGCGACCCCGGTGGATCCCGAGTCCGACGAGACCGCGGGCGCCCTCGCGCCAGACGACAGCGCGAACTGA
- a CDS encoding hydroxyacid dehydrogenase, which translates to MRVLIADKLPAAGVRAIAALGIEVIDKPGLDAAGLPAALVETEAEVLVVRSTKVAAECFTAAPRLGLVVRAGAGVNTIDVAAANLHGVFVTNCPGKNAIAVAELTLGLVLALDRSLVDAVLEMRRGSWNKKRFGQGGGLHGRRFGLVGFGHIGREVAARAQAFGMHVEVFDPGLDDGTATLLEVTRAADLHALLRSCDVISVHVPYGKHTHHLIGGRELAMLKDGAILIHTARGGVVDDTALAEAVRSGRIRAALDVFEDEPAGSEATFASPVRELAGLYATPHIGASTAQAELATAEEVVRIIDDYLRTGNVRAAVNLERDRAAHYTVVVRHRDRVGVLAGILGGLREEQLNVQEMSNVVFQGSETACATIALENQPSAALLERLRAQPDVLAVDLRAMP; encoded by the coding sequence ATGCGCGTGCTCATCGCGGACAAGCTCCCTGCGGCCGGTGTGCGAGCCATCGCGGCGCTCGGCATCGAGGTCATCGACAAGCCCGGCCTCGATGCCGCGGGACTGCCGGCGGCGTTGGTCGAGACGGAGGCCGAGGTCCTCGTGGTGCGCTCGACCAAGGTTGCCGCGGAGTGCTTCACCGCGGCGCCGCGCCTGGGCCTGGTGGTGCGCGCCGGCGCCGGTGTGAACACCATCGACGTCGCCGCCGCCAACCTCCACGGCGTGTTCGTCACCAACTGCCCCGGCAAGAACGCGATCGCGGTGGCCGAGCTGACGCTCGGCCTCGTACTCGCGCTCGATCGCAGCCTCGTCGACGCTGTGCTCGAGATGCGGCGCGGCTCGTGGAACAAGAAGCGGTTCGGCCAGGGCGGCGGCCTGCACGGTCGGCGCTTCGGCCTGGTCGGCTTCGGCCACATCGGTCGCGAGGTCGCGGCCCGGGCCCAGGCGTTCGGCATGCACGTCGAGGTCTTCGATCCCGGGCTCGACGACGGCACCGCGACCCTCCTCGAGGTCACGCGTGCCGCCGATCTCCACGCGCTGCTGCGCAGCTGCGACGTCATCAGCGTGCACGTCCCCTACGGCAAGCACACCCACCACCTCATCGGTGGCCGCGAGCTGGCGATGCTCAAGGACGGCGCCATCCTGATCCACACCGCGCGGGGCGGCGTGGTCGACGACACCGCGCTGGCCGAGGCCGTGCGTTCGGGTCGCATCCGCGCCGCGCTCGACGTGTTCGAGGACGAGCCCGCCGGCAGCGAGGCGACCTTCGCGTCGCCGGTGCGCGAGCTCGCGGGCCTCTACGCGACACCGCACATCGGCGCATCGACGGCGCAGGCCGAGCTCGCGACCGCCGAAGAGGTCGTGCGCATCATCGACGACTACCTGCGCACCGGCAACGTGCGCGCGGCGGTCAACCTCGAGCGTGATCGCGCCGCGCACTACACCGTCGTGGTGCGCCACCGCGATCGCGTCGGCGTGCTCGCGGGCATCCTCGGCGGCCTGCGCGAGGAGCAGCTCAACGTGCAGGAGATGAGCAACGTCGTGTTCCAGGGCAGCGAGACCGCGTGCGCCACGATTGCGCTCGAGAACCAACCCAGCGCAGCGTTGCTCGAGCGGCTGCGCGCACAACCCGACGTGCTGGCGGTCGACCTGCGCGCGATGCCGTGA
- a CDS encoding alpha/beta hydrolase produces the protein MTDPQWPAPLRPACGPAVPSATTPLVLPAATEHWVLPELHAAAAGQGPIVLAIPGLGCGPRSLAPVVTALAREARVVVVTLAGFGGLAPIEGPLLPRFCAGLRSLVEQHLRGPVTVLGHSLGGWLALALATQRLPALRAAIVLDALPAVAALLGDAAVPDAASAAADLQRIAARQRAEHRGLDGAGHRRACRSRLGAGISSLALVDALLDEASASDPDAVADAMAEILLADLRPACRAITAPVSCLAAAQSWRDPAARARARAHYVAQYAAIPGATLEWLEHARHFVALDDPARVVAHVRAVLRAVER, from the coding sequence ATGACCGACCCGCAGTGGCCCGCGCCGCTGCGGCCCGCCTGCGGCCCGGCGGTGCCGTCGGCGACCACGCCACTGGTGCTGCCGGCTGCGACCGAGCACTGGGTGCTGCCGGAGCTGCACGCGGCCGCGGCCGGACAGGGGCCGATCGTGCTGGCGATCCCCGGGCTCGGGTGCGGCCCGCGATCGCTGGCGCCGGTCGTGACCGCGCTGGCGCGCGAGGCCCGGGTGGTGGTGGTGACGCTGGCCGGCTTCGGCGGCCTGGCGCCGATCGAGGGGCCGCTGCTGCCGCGCTTCTGTGCCGGGCTGCGCAGCTTGGTGGAGCAGCACTTGCGTGGGCCGGTGACGGTGCTCGGTCACAGCCTGGGTGGTTGGCTGGCGCTGGCGCTGGCGACCCAGCGGCTGCCGGCGTTGCGCGCCGCGATCGTGCTCGACGCGCTGCCCGCGGTCGCGGCCTTGCTCGGCGACGCCGCGGTGCCCGATGCCGCGAGCGCAGCGGCGGACCTGCAGCGGATCGCGGCGCGGCAGCGCGCGGAGCATCGGGGGCTCGACGGGGCGGGGCACCGGCGGGCCTGTCGGTCGCGGCTCGGCGCCGGCATCTCGTCGCTGGCCTTGGTCGACGCGCTGCTCGACGAGGCCTCCGCGTCCGACCCCGACGCGGTTGCCGACGCGATGGCGGAGATCCTGCTGGCGGATCTGCGCCCTGCGTGCAGGGCCATCACCGCGCCGGTGTCGTGCCTCGCCGCGGCGCAGAGCTGGCGCGATCCCGCCGCGCGCGCGCGGGCACGGGCGCACTACGTCGCGCAGTACGCCGCGATCCCGGGGGCAACGCTCGAGTGGCTCGAGCATGCGCGGCACTTCGTCGCGCTCGACGATCCCGCGCGAGTCGTGGCGCACGTCCGTGCGGTGCTCCGGGCGGTCGAACGCTAG